The Acidimicrobiales bacterium DNA segment CCGCAACGTGCACATTCCCGTGCAGGACCCGGCCCAGCCCGCCGACAACGGCCGCCTGCGCCTGCGCGAGCCCGGCGTCTACCCGGTGCGCGCCGAGTTGCGGCGCACAGGCGGCGGTCCCGTCCTGGCCCGGCTGGTGACGCACCTCGTCTACGCCACGCCCCCGGCCGACGGCGGCCAGAAGCTGCGCTTCGGCCTGGTGGTGCCCTTTCACGCCCCGCCCGCCCTGCGCCCCGACGGCGTCCGCCAACTGCCCGACCGCGACCGAGACCGCCTGGTGGGGCTGGCCGCCGCGGTCGACGCCCACCGGGAGGTGCCCCTCACCCTCAAGCCCACCCCGGAGACGCTGCAGGCGCTGGCGTCGTCCCCCGACGACGCCGCCCGCAACGCAGTGGCCACCCTGGCCCGGGCCACCACCGGCCGCCAAGTGGTGGGCGCCACCTACGTGCCCGTCCCGCCCACCGCCTTCGCCAGCCTGCGCTCGGAGGCGACCAGCCAGGTGCAGCGCGGCAGCCAGGTGCTCGACCAGTTGCTCGCGGCCGAGCCCGACCCCAACCTGGCGGTGGTCGAGGAGCACCTCGACGAAACGGCCCTCCAGCAGTTCCGCGACCAGCAGGTCGACCACCTCGTCGTCCCCGACCCCCTGCTCACCCCGGTCGACCTCGACGTCACCCTGGCCCAGCCCTTCGAGCTGGAGAACCGGGAGGTGCGCCGCCCGGTGGCCTTGGCCGCCGACGCCGGGCTGGCCGCCCACTTCAGCCGAGGCGACGACCCCGCCCTGGCCGCCCATCACCTGCTGGCCGACCTCGCCGTCCTCTACTTCGACCGGCCCGGCCGCTCGCGGGGCGTGGTGGCCTTGCCGCCCCGGTCGTGGTCGGGCGACCGCTCCTTCCTCGACACGGTGCTGGCGGGCGTCGCCTCCAGCCCCATCGTGGCGGGCGCCACGGTCGAGGCCATCTTCAAGGACGTGCCGCCCATCACCACCGGCCGCCGCAACGACGTGTTGCGCCGTTCCCCCGTCCCGCCACCGGCCAACGTGGGCCCCGGCGCCCTCCCGGCCGAGCGCATCCAGAACACCCGCCGCCGCATCCGC contains these protein-coding regions:
- a CDS encoding DUF6049 family protein; protein product: MKRALLAAAVLAATLATAAAAQQQPPPPALRLASQTSWVTPGGDFVLRLVVLGDVDLADTELAVSVFRAVASRSEYALTLEDRIRGSAITVTPATPLAQLPPDAGGARNVHIPVQDPAQPADNGRLRLREPGVYPVRAELRRTGGGPVLARLVTHLVYATPPADGGQKLRFGLVVPFHAPPALRPDGVRQLPDRDRDRLVGLAAAVDAHREVPLTLKPTPETLQALASSPDDAARNAVATLARATTGRQVVGATYVPVPPTAFASLRSEATSQVQRGSQVLDQLLAAEPDPNLAVVEEHLDETALQQFRDQQVDHLVVPDPLLTPVDLDVTLAQPFELENREVRRPVALAADAGLAAHFSRGDDPALAAHHLLADLAVLYFDRPGRSRGVVALPPRSWSGDRSFLDTVLAGVASSPIVAGATVEAIFKDVPPITTGRRNDVLRRSPVPPPANVGPGALPAERIQNTRRRIRSFAAMLDTDNPRDDTVDEILLVGQSVDLDPRRRAAYLDGVDSLIAKELTLVRVPQDRSITLTARRGEIPITVLNEADYPVRLVVDVDSDKLAFPAGSTRSVELARRNTTEQFVVEARTSGAFPLRVRLTSPDGGLVVGETRFTVRSTAISGVGLVLSAGALLVLAAWWARHLVRGRRNRRLVPA